The genomic segment CCCTATTTACAACGAAGGTATCGTCGATATTTGGGGCAGAGTGGATTTTGCTGCCAACAGTGTTTTGCAAGCGCGTAACCTCACTGATAAAACGGTTGATGAGGTGATCAATAACCCCGATATCCTCCAAAGCTTCTTTAAGTTTACCCCAGCCTTTGATAACCAAAGAGCAATGCTAGTGGGGGAAAAGACATCGGATACTACCTTAACGGTTAAACCGAAGATTGAGTACTTGGATGGTAACTTCTATGGTGAGGATTCCAAGATTGCTGGAATTCCGCTCAACATTGATTTCCCTTCCCGGATTTTTGCTGGCTTTGCTGCTTTACCGTCCTGGGTCATTCCGGTATCAGTCGGTTCATCGGTGGGCATTCTCTTAATCCTGCTCATCTTAGGCCTTGGTATTGGAATTCCAATGTATAAGGTCCGCAAGCTTCAAGACTCCAGCTTTGTTGATGTGTTTAAAAAGGTGGATACGTTGACAACCGCTGTGGGTAGCGTGTACAAGAAGATTATCACCCAAACGAGTGTGATCAAAAAAGCTCCTAGTGCGTTGAAAGCTGCTAATAACGCTGCTCCTAAAGCACCAGTTAAACCAGCTGCTCCAACAGCTCCAAGACCACCAGTCCAACCACCTAAAAAGGCTTAACGATTAAGCCCCAACAGAAAGAAGCACAACTGTAAAAAGGTTGTGTTTTTTTTCATATTTACAACTTTTTGCTTTTTTGTTGGCACATTACCTTCCTAGTGCAATTTAGAAGGTGTATGAGTCATAAAGATTTTAATGGGCTTCAAGCCCCTCAGTTGTTAAGTTCGAGTTCCCCTGTTGCAAAGAAACAAAGTAGTCATAAACTCAGGCATGCCTTAAAGCACGCCCGTTACTTAAACCATAGTAGTAAGCGTACCCTCAAGCATGCCTTAGAGCTGCATGAAGACAACCAGGTCTTACTGGAAAAAGAAGGTAGTCCTAACTTCCAGGACTGGCTTTCTAAGCAACCTGGCGTCAATAAAACCAGCCTTAAGTACAACAAAAGCTTGGGTAGTTGAATCTCTAAGGAAAGTAAACCGAAAAAGCGTTTTCAACCGTACTTTACGTACAAGGACAGTAAAACTACTCCAGAAGAGGCCAAAGCCTTGCAGCAAATGAAACAATCCCAAAAGCGCTTCTTTCACGAAAATATGCACAGCTTTCTCAATGAAGTTGCACATAACCCAATGATCCAGCGCTTTAATCAAAAGCAGGCCAAACGGGCTGCTAATACGCGACAACGCACTTACAAATACCGTCAGTAACAATGCACAAGATTAAACACTATAAACCCTTAAAGCGCAAGACCTGGTTAAACAAGGTTTCCAAGCAACGCCGCGAGCGCATGTCCGCTAAGTGCTATCAACCACCTAAGAGAG from the Mycoplasmoides pneumoniae FH genome contains:
- a CDS encoding MPN143 family protein encodes the protein MSHKDFNGLQAPQLLSSSSPVAKKQSSHKLRHALKHARYLNHSSKRTLKHALELHEDNQVLLEKEGSPNFQDWLSKQPGVNKTSLKYNKSLGSWISKESKPKKRFQPYFTYKDSKTTPEEAKALQQMKQSQKRFFHENMHSFLNEVAHNPMIQRFNQKQAKRAANTRQRTYKYRQ